In Acinonyx jubatus isolate Ajub_Pintada_27869175 chromosome B3, VMU_Ajub_asm_v1.0, whole genome shotgun sequence, a genomic segment contains:
- the LOC106969805 gene encoding olfactory receptor 4F3/4F16/4F29-like → MDGGNHSVVSEFLLLGLTSSWEIQILLFLFFTIFYIASMLGNLLIVLTIISDHHLHSPMYFLLANLSIIDTGVSSIASPKMIYDLFRKHKVISLAGCITQMFFIHTVGGTEMVLLIVMAYDRYIAICKPLHYLTIMSIRMCISLLAVAWTIGLIHSMAQLAFVINLPFCGPNKMDSFYCDFPRFIKLACTDTYRLEFLVTANSGFISMGTFFILIVSYIFILVTVRKHSSGGSSKALSTLSAHITVVVFFFGPCIIVYVWPFPTLPIDKFLAIFDALITPFMNPIIYTFRNKEMKVAIKRLFGKVLSVRKSSFMNNQSYLDSS, encoded by the coding sequence ATGGATGGAGGAAATCACTCAGTGGTGTCTGAATTTTTGTTGCTGGGACTCACCAGTTCTTGGGAGAttcagattcttctttttttgttttttactatattttatatagcAAGTATGTTAGGAAACCTTCTCATTGTGCTCACAATCATTTCAGACCATCACTTACATTCCCCCATGTACTTTTTGCTGGCAAATCTTTCCATCATTGACACTGGTGTTTCCAGCATTGCAAGCCCAAAGATGATTTACGACCTTTTCAGAAAACATAAAGTCATCTCGTTGGCAGGGTGCATTACTCAGATGTTCTTTATTCACACTGTTGGGGGTACGGAGATGGTGCTGCTCATAGTTATGGCCTATGACCGATACATTGCTATCTGTAAGCCTCTCCACTACCTGACCATCATGAGCATAAGAATGTGCATTTCCCTTTTGGCTGTTGCCTGGACCATTGGACTCATCCACTCCATGGCCCAACTGGCTTTTGTTATAAACTTGCCCTTTTGTGGTCCCAACAAAATGGATagtttttattgtgattttcCTCGGTTCATCAAACTTGCATGTACAGACACATATAGACTGGAGTTTCTGGTCACTGCCAACAGTGGTTTCATCTCCATGGGCACCTTCTTCATCTTGATTGTGTCTTACATCTTCATCCTGGTCACAGTTCGCAAACACTCTTCAGGTGGTTCATCCAAggctctctccactctctctgctcacatCACCGTGGTGGTCTTTTTCTTTGGTCCTTGCATTATTGTCTATGTGTGGCCATTCCCTACCTTACCAATTGATAAATTTTTAGCCATCTTTGATGCCCTTATCACTCCTTTTATGAATCCTATTATCTATACATTCAGAAACAAGGAGATGAAAGTGGCAATAAAGAGACTGTTTGGTAAGGTTTTAAGTGTCAGGAAGAGTTCTTTCATGAACAATCAAAGCTATTTGGATTCATCTTGA